The Episyrphus balteatus chromosome 3, idEpiBalt1.1, whole genome shotgun sequence genome segment taataactcgcgttaaatcgactttttttctaaacagttttaaacaaatgaatgtgaatagataaaattctataaaaaagaaagattttttaaaaagaaatctataacttctgcaaaaagtgggtcaaaatagtgatgaagaaaatgaatttttatagtatttgaatttatgtttccgtaaacatattctatgattggatatacttaattattaaaaaaaaacgcttgaaaaatctcaataaataaaaactcttttgctattcacgaaaaaagagaggcagaataattagtttttattaaaaaatagaacttttacacacgtttttgacaggtgacatatatgatttattttctcaatatcatgctttaaattaaaatttaaggaataattttaattaaatatgtttcccaatcataaaaaatggcatcacctttaaaaatatctgcagataattcaaaaaagtaactccttttcgtgcgatgcaaacttgaaacttAAGGGCCTATTAAAAGCAGCTGTGTTTAttattaccttcgatgtttttcaagctaataattctctaaatttcttggtgtccctatttctggccttttacacttgcttactttttgcatttaacttgttttaggtgttccgacagaaaagcatcattcatcaatgatgATGCCTgattagttgaaaattccagtggtttagtggttccagaggatcagaacttaatcttttatatattttgatccttcactcaaagaaaatttcgataaatcctttacggttttattggaatatgctttttcaattttgcggagagcgattctactgattttaactatttctaatggataggtgcacttttaacctttcgtttgttatatttttcccatttttttaatttttaaaaattcttttcttctttgtttaactatctactgtttttgtttatttagttaccacataatattggtcaagcaaaatgaaattcatgtttaaagagcggtccaaagtgtcttccaccttttttgtttttttttttttgcttaacttgaagcacaaaacttttatatatgtttttaatttttatttattgtcaaaaatgttccaaagatgatacctgctcattaaaagatcaaaaaaactgtcttttcgatcttatttggcagttttgacacatttttcgaaaatttgttttttttgaaaatcttgacttcattttgaaaagtgaaaaaagttgtatggcggtcgagaaaacgcgagacatgtaaatagctaatctcaatgacaacactccacaatacatttattaattaatttcagaccggaaaatgcggaaaaattaactttacctctatttgaaaaacaaagatattttttttgcacttcctagccttcttacagaatttattttttttttaaatagttgcaatggtaattaataaataaaaattttaatactttacctccaaatgtagattaacaatttaaaaaaacaattacaacaaaaaaactaccaaagcgtttttaatcgtcaaccaaactcaagcgaaaaatagaatactttgtattatctccatccaactgttggcaagaaccaactttcaagcttagcttaagctaatccgagatgaaaaccaaaaaaccaaacatgaattacagttacccattgtattgagaagctcaactcatgatttaaaatcatgtggctaaacttttttttttctattttgtccagtcagattggcgaattaccacactgtgcatcgtgttaaatttcttatacataattattgaagtaaatactaaaaaatttaatcaagtgacttacttaaagtagttttggaagcatcaggatataattttcggcactcactgactacctgaagtacatattgtttttgttcctcatctttagttaaaagattattaaaatcggttattaacttgactcctctttctgccatgtcatttacgactttaagtgtttttattattattatttctctaaaatttaattttttttctattaaaagctTAAATCCTGAAAATTCCATAACACTTCGTTGAATATCTTAagatttgttttagtttgtCACAATTGTCAACATTGAGTTAGCCCGATGTTAAAGCGCTCGCCTATCAATCCAGGCATAGCAGGTTCAACCCCCACTGGGtgccctttttgttttgtttttttttttcagtcaattttactctgtgcttctataattgataaaattattatatattattatatataatacgagaagcatttcaattagataggtaacatcaatctataacatagaaagttttattttaaatcgagtttgcacttcagctctttttgaggtaagtactgaaaatttaaattgatgacaatattttttttttttgtaaaactaaacaaattttgaatctgaattatgtgtaataagcactacctttcatttaatatataaaaagtgaaaataaccccatctgtttgggagctagagctaattttcttcgaaaaacagtgaaaaaacagagatttttgatactttgagcgagtgtcggcaccatttagacttatccaatcgagctgaaattttggctatctaaaaatctgcaaaggcggaacattttatggggttcccccgaaaaaaattcgacaaaaatttttttctatgggagttgcggtcactctagtctGCATGCAGAAAAGTAAAGGGAGATAGATACAATACGTACAATCCGTACTTAAGAAGGAGAGGCATTGATGAAAACGAACATGTTCGTCTTCGCCATAATCTTCCTATAATCTGCATTTGTGAAGATGTCTGCATTTTCATCTACTCTCTCTATTCAACATCTGTGGTTCTTAAATACTGTGTCTCCTTTTAATGCAgatcaacgcaaaatcattccaaaaaatagttgaatcaacgtggttttcgttgattttaagttgttttttccctcagtgtatagtTTATGGCTGTTCTcttatatgtataaatataaatggACAATACCTTACCTTGTCTACGTTAGCGATACatataaaatgtaaacaaaacaaacatttttaaataaagacttcgtgaatttaaaaaaaaaatgataattaaaCGATAGTGTTGTATAAAGCTTCTACACATTTAACTTTTTCTCGCAGTAAGCTTAAATTTGTTCTATCGATCGGCCGAACTATGAagaattcattatttttaatatcacttATTTTGCATTTGGCTGTATTTGGATTTTGTGATTCTAAACCAAATGAACCAAAACGTTGTAGCATAGCCTACAAGTGTTCTTCCTTAGCGGAACCAGTTTGGACTACATCCGATGATGTACATTGTGAAGTATTTAGAAATAATTGCTATTTGCTAAATGACAATTGCCAACGTGTTAATAGAGATGAACCAGGTTTGAAAGCTTAAAATTGTttgtaatcaaaaataaaaggtttttttttgtgagtagaagccaaaaaaatagaaaaagagaGATGCCAAGAATTATGTGAATCAGCTCCACCGTGCTCAGAGGTTGACACTCCGGTTTGTGGCTATTATGATGAAGAGAAACAAACATTTGCAAGTCAATGTGACATGaagaaatttgtttgtaaaactggaaaaagtatgaaatcatataactttgaaaaagtttgttgtgataaataacttttttttttatttttagcttttgaCTTGTTTGCTGAGGGAGAATGTCCAAAAGTctgattttttgttattaaaaaaattacctattaTATCTGTATGTTTGGTATTGATTAATATACCTACAATTaataaattgaacaaatttgagtacatagttgaaaaaaaaaattaaattaaatttttaattaaaaccaaagTAAATGTTAGAAGATTATCTGTTATTATTAATAGTATAAGAACTTTGCAGTGTGTTTGCTTTAAACCACCAAAGTTGGTAATGAGAAGTCCCAAGGGTCCGATCCGAAGTTCTAATTTGATGAGGACAAGTTTGGACAAGATATTGCAAAATCTTCTACgataaatctaaaaaatttccgggaatttgtttcaaagaattccatttcttttttcttatttctctctctctctctttatcttttattataaacaattggtcatatctcaggtattaatgaaccgatttaaaaaattcaaagattttattctcttgctagacatcaattataatatttattcattttgtttaaaatgacactTACCGATTCTCAGATAgttctttttgtttataaatttttaggaatttgcaaaaactaacattgcagctagatttctcatccccaaaaacatataaaaacactcccatattgcgtttaTCTTAAAATCTTTACTTTAAGCTCTCCCTCTCAGTGATACCATCTACCgtcctacactgagggaaaaaataaattgaagttgaaacgtctttatttcaaagatgaaaaaattgcacgatctaattttttccatttcagcttatttttttgtacatcccgactgggctatATGGACAACAACCGAACGTACCACATACTATGTGTAATATGAATTTACCCTAtactataaatttaatttacctGATGTCTCATTGTCTCCTCATCATTCTGACTTCCGACCTTCCgagtaaaggcttggccacattggagggtatgcggtagcggtacgggtagcggagagggtacttgtatgaaaaaaattccaaactgacacatcaacgttcaggtgtggaatttttttagtacaaatatcgttaccgctataccgcataccctccggtgtggccaagccttaatgtGATAGGTATAGGGTTAGCTTTAATTCAGTCGATGTTGTCACACGCAATAGTGCATTACGACTTCAAGAGTTTCGATTTTGTTGCTTTTGTGGTATTGGTTACCGTTAAAGAACAAGTAAGTGCCattattttttcacaataattattatttcacaataaaaacaacttcaaaTCGCGTGCAATTAAAAACGATTTCCACTCGTAAACAATTAGGTACAAACTATTAAAAACGGTACAAATGAAAATTCATGCAAAGTATACctactctattttttttatgaagaaaaattgttattagTTTTCAAATAAGTCAAAGTGCTttgtgaattttcaaaaatcaaatgtttgtttgacatttttggtttttcttttacTGTTGATTGTTTCAATCTTTTGGGACCATTTCaagtattttttcaaagttcgaGATGTATGTAGTAAGTTTTACGACGCATGCAAAGGGCATCTCTGCAGGTTGCagctttttaaatttcttcttcATGAAGTggaaataaaaagttaaactcATCTTCTGTCAATCTGGACTGACTCTTGTAAACTTGATTACCTGCAGCGCGGTTTGACTTACCTGGTACTTCATTTtggactttaaatttaaagttgaaaaaacaaagtaattcataaattttgcatcattttctttttgttttaggtACAGAGATTTCCTAGATACTCATACTTTCTAGCATataatttaatatcaatttgCACTTTTATCATTTCCATTAGCGGGACACTTACATGCTCCTTGGGAGAAAAGCCGAAAagctaaaatcaaaaataaaaattatttaacttgaacttaaattttccccaaaaaaacttacttttgtCATTTTTGCAATTGTATCTTTCCATTTCGCATTCATTGTTGAAAGTTTTCTTATGATTCAAATATTCTGCACAAAATGGAAGAACGTAGAGTGGACAAACAGATGGACAAAATGGTTTACATTTCTTTTTTGTACTTGGGATGATTACttgaacaaaaacaacacgtttagaaaataaacaaaattaaattaattatttaactCACAAGTTTCATTCCTGACTTTACGATCACAATTTTCAAGAGTAATAAAACAAGGATTTCGATAGATATGACAAGCTTTTCCGATAAACCCGTAAGTGTTGTCTGGTATTGTTGAGCATCTTATCCATGCAGAACAAGAAATTGGAGTTTCAGAAAGTACACTTAATGGGGTAAGTAAAACTGTTAAAGCTAAAATGCTGGTAATGTAAATTACAAGAGAATATTTCATGATGTATATGACTCGACTGAATACTCTTTTGAATGTGAACTTCTGGGTTCTAGCAGAcaaagaaaatgactttttttttttaattttcaggaacGATTGCGCCGAAGGTGTTATCAAGATTATTGACTCAGTTGTTAATTTCAACACGATAAGTACATAAAAAAGATAATGGTATACGTTCTCATCTTTTGTGctgtaaaatcaatttaaagtgCAATAAAGAGTGCATTTTTACACTTAAttggttgtttgttgtttggttTTAGTAGAAAAttactaaattaaaattataaagctATTAATATTTATAGAATATTTACTCAAtaagaaaatagttaaaaagattaaaaataactgTCCAATTTAATGGCAATGGTATCGGCTCCCACTGtgcaatttttcacaaaaatatttaaatggaaGAATTAGTTTCTTGGTCTGACACAGGGGGCAgaacttctttttaattttctgcCATTCATTTGGCAAAAATCTCCGTCAATGAATTCGTACATATGCACTGCTGCTTGTGGGCGTTTTacattgaaaatgaaatatcCAGAGGGtgagtttcaaaaatttaaaagtaattttcaaaatccaCCATacatacggtgaccatatttctaggagcGAGATCCGGGACAGATACAAATTTTGTGGGATAGGTTTGAAAATATtgactcttcaaaaaaaaaaaaatgagatttaatttttcctaattttgatatatcaagatttcttaa includes the following:
- the LOC129914846 gene encoding U-Kazal-Dg21.2-like, which gives rise to MKNSLFLISLILHLAVFGFCDSKPNEPKRCSIAYKCSSLAEPVWTTSDDVHCEVFRNNCYLLNDNCQRVNRDEPEAKKIEKERCQELCESAPPCSEVDTPVCGYYDEEKQTFASQCDMKKFVCKTGKTFDLFAEGECPKV
- the LOC129914840 gene encoding U-Kazal-Dg21.2-like → MKYSLVIYITSILALTVLLTPLSVLSETPISCSAWIRCSTIPDNTYGFIGKACHIYRNPCFITLENCDRKVRNETLIIPSTKKKCKPFCPSVCPLYVLPFCAEYLNHKKTFNNECEMERYNCKNDKTFRLFSQGACKCPANGNDKSAN